One Cytobacillus sp. IB215665 genomic window, TTCTACTTGAGTGCATTTTTGCCATACCACCTGTAAAAATAACATTATTATACGATTTTAAGTCGAAATTATTATCACGTATGAATAAAAACATATCATCAAAATGCTTGTTTAAAATGTCTTTTACTTCATTTATTTCTTTTATATCTAATACTTGACCATCGTAAACCATACCTTTTTCAAGAAGCTGTGGAATATTTGATATTGAAATAGATCGCATGTCTCCGAATTGGTCTACTAGAAAATTATAAATGTCAATATGTGCATTTTTAACACCTTTCAAAGCTCCTGCACGTTGATTAATAGTATATCCCTTCATTTCCGTGACATCCAGTGTGCCGTGTCCTCCGTCTACGATAAGTGAAAGTTGTTCTTCAGGGTTAACTTTTTCGCTGTTCACCAAGTTCATGTAAGTTCCAATTGGTTGCGGTAGTACGTGAACCTTTTCTACTTTAATAATTATTTCTTCGCCATTAATAGAAATAACTTTGCTGCCTTCAATTGACTTTTTAAGATCGTCAGCTTTAGCCTTAAAATGATTAACTGGTAGTCCAGTAACTAGGTGAGGTATTGTAACAGATTCTCTAAAATCTTTTGCTATAAAAGCAAATAATAGTTGTTTAAATTCTATTGAGTCATATCGCCCCATATCGTCATCACCAAGGGCTGGAATTGCTGTTAAATCAGCCTTTCTAACATCATTGCCGACATGGTATGTATCGGAATCTTGGTATTTAAAAGAATCATAGTCACTAGTTGTTGAGAAAAAATCAGGAGCCGTAGCAAAAACAGACGGCTCTACCAATACACTGTCACCATTCGTTCGTTTAGTATAGCCATTTCCAAGGTCAATCGCATACGGAATATTTAAGCGTTTCATTTAAAAAACCTCCTTGAATTAAGTTTGAATTAAATTTAATTTCAAATTGAATCAACTATATTC contains:
- a CDS encoding ParM/StbA family protein encodes the protein MKRLNIPYAIDLGNGYTKRTNGDSVLVEPSVFATAPDFFSTTSDYDSFKYQDSDTYHVGNDVRKADLTAIPALGDDDMGRYDSIEFKQLLFAFIAKDFRESVTIPHLVTGLPVNHFKAKADDLKKSIEGSKVISINGEEIIIKVEKVHVLPQPIGTYMNLVNSEKVNPEEQLSLIVDGGHGTLDVTEMKGYTINQRAGALKGVKNAHIDIYNFLVDQFGDMRSISISNIPQLLEKGMVYDGQVLDIKEINEVKDILNKHFDDMFLFIRDNNFDLKSYNNVIFTGGMAKMHSSRIKAKNRNSFIILDDAQEANVLGYFDYGKAVIEREKESATVR